Part of the Pseudomonas sp. ADAK13 genome is shown below.
ATCAGCGCCGAAGACCTCAAGCAGGCACTCGCCGAGCGCGAGCAGTTCCTGGACGTGACCCCACAGGAACTGGAAGAGCTGATCCAGGCCAGCGAACGGTACGCCCGGCGACGCGCTATCGGGGCGGTTTTCCAACGCTAGGGCCGATGCAGCCCATCGTGCAAAAATGCAAAAACGACCTGCAGGATTCCGACTTGTACTGGGCAAATTTGCACTGGTACGATCGCGAGAGCGTTCGCCCCCGAACATCTTGATAAAGAACAATAAAAGCAGGGAGTTAGAGATGACTGCTCAGGTTTCATCCGAGGCAAGCAGCGCCGGGATTCTGCAAGACGAGGTCCTGGCTGAAGTACGCAACCACATAGGCCACCTGACGCTCAATCGCCCCGCCGGCCTGAATGCCATTACCCTGGACATGGTCCGCAGCCTCAGCCGGCATTTGCAGGCCTGGGCTGACGACCCCCGGGTGCACGCCGTGGTGCTGCGCGGTGCCGGGGAAAAAGCCTTCTGCGCCGGCGGCGACATTCGCTCGCTGTACGACAGCTACAAGAACGGCGACACCCTTCACGAAGACTTCTTCGTCGAGGAATACGCCCTCGACCTCGCCATCCACCACTACCGCAAACCGGTGCTGGCGCTGATGGACGGCTTTGTCCTCGGCGGCGGCATGGGCCTGGTGCAAGGCGCCGACCTGCGAGTGGTCACCGAACGCAGCCGCCTGGCGATGCCGGAAGTGGCCATCGGTTATTTCCCTGACGTGGGCGGCAGCTATTTCCTGCCGCGTATTCCCGGCGAACTGGGGATCTACCTCGGTGTGACCGGGGTGCAGATTCGCGCGGCCGACGCCCTGTATTGCGGGCTTGCCGACTGGTACCTCGACAGCGCCAAACTCAGCGAGCTCGATCAGCGGCTCGACCGCCTTCAATGGCACGACTCGCCGCTCAAGGACCTGCAAGGCCTGCTGGCCGGCCTGGCCGTACAGCAATTGCCCGACGCACCGCTGGCGGCACTGCGCCCGGCCATCGACCACTTTTTTGCCTTGCCGGACGTGCCGAGCATCGTTGAGCAGTTGCAGCAAGTCACCGTTGCCGACAGTCACGACTGGGCGTTGACCACCGTCAGCCTGATGCAGACCCGCTCGCCCCTGGCCATGGCCGTCACCCTGCAGATGCTGCGCCGGGGTCGCCACCTGCCCCTGGAGCAGTGCTTCGCCCTGGAATTGCACCTGGACCGCCAATGGTTCGCCCGCGGCGACCTGATCGAAGGCGTACGCGCCCTGCTGATCGACAAAGACAAAACCCCTCGCTGGAACCCTCCGTCCCTCCAGGCGTTGGAGGCTGATCATGTCGAGAGCTTCTTCCGCGACTTCGACAAGAACGAGAACTAAGTCATGCAAGATATTGAATTTACTGAAGAACAGGTAATGATCCGCGACATGGCCCGGGACTTTGCCCGAGGCGAAA
Proteins encoded:
- a CDS encoding enoyl-CoA hydratase/isomerase family protein → MTAQVSSEASSAGILQDEVLAEVRNHIGHLTLNRPAGLNAITLDMVRSLSRHLQAWADDPRVHAVVLRGAGEKAFCAGGDIRSLYDSYKNGDTLHEDFFVEEYALDLAIHHYRKPVLALMDGFVLGGGMGLVQGADLRVVTERSRLAMPEVAIGYFPDVGGSYFLPRIPGELGIYLGVTGVQIRAADALYCGLADWYLDSAKLSELDQRLDRLQWHDSPLKDLQGLLAGLAVQQLPDAPLAALRPAIDHFFALPDVPSIVEQLQQVTVADSHDWALTTVSLMQTRSPLAMAVTLQMLRRGRHLPLEQCFALELHLDRQWFARGDLIEGVRALLIDKDKTPRWNPPSLQALEADHVESFFRDFDKNEN